A genomic segment from Thermoplasmata archaeon encodes:
- a CDS encoding cation:proton antiporter: MVDTWVSLLVAGTLLLVGFAASLVFQKYRVPDFILLMLLGFGLSLIPFAPFGPGLLQSLAPLLPLFTQLTIAFILFEGGLSLRLRDSGRSVPAIVAHGLIAMGLTAFLIWFLLTRFFAISETTALVVAMAFSGPSASVALSFAPRMHLDPRAENAIVLEGVLTNVIAVIGVLLVLEWYGSPGNFFLVPYLAQVGEAIGLGVVLGFGWGRVVDRLAQQRFVSMATLGLAIVVYAAAQGFLAQNGALAVFVLGLVVGIERKSQSTKKAAAGAASRPPSPDDVLRELSCFVEATDGPRPSNGSTASPSAMSLRNFQSEITFALRTFFFIYLGLLLASEWGGTGSILVSVLLVAVFLLGRLPTTAALGWGLALYPRDTRAVYASMARGMTDVVLVLFAVQSGILPQPEVQFILGIIPTVVLLAAVASAALVVWAGHSPGATQVAVLRPNAIAAADGSRREP, translated from the coding sequence ATGGTGGACACCTGGGTTTCCCTGCTCGTGGCAGGCACCCTGCTCCTGGTAGGGTTCGCGGCCTCGCTGGTCTTCCAGAAGTACCGGGTTCCGGACTTCATCCTCTTGATGCTCCTCGGATTCGGTCTCAGCCTGATCCCCTTCGCTCCGTTCGGGCCTGGGCTCCTGCAGTCTCTCGCCCCGCTCCTCCCCCTGTTCACGCAGCTGACCATCGCCTTCATCCTGTTCGAGGGCGGGCTGTCGCTCCGCCTTCGGGACTCGGGGCGGAGCGTGCCCGCCATCGTCGCCCACGGTTTAATCGCCATGGGCCTCACCGCCTTCCTCATCTGGTTCCTCCTCACGCGATTCTTCGCGATCTCCGAGACCACGGCGCTCGTCGTGGCCATGGCGTTCTCCGGGCCGAGCGCATCCGTCGCCCTGAGCTTCGCCCCGCGCATGCATCTGGACCCTCGCGCCGAGAACGCCATCGTGCTCGAGGGCGTGCTGACGAACGTGATCGCGGTGATTGGCGTCCTCCTGGTCCTCGAATGGTACGGCTCGCCCGGCAACTTCTTTCTCGTCCCGTACCTCGCCCAAGTGGGGGAGGCGATCGGCTTGGGCGTCGTCCTCGGCTTCGGGTGGGGGCGGGTCGTGGATCGGCTCGCCCAGCAGCGGTTCGTGTCCATGGCGACCCTGGGACTCGCGATCGTCGTGTACGCGGCCGCCCAGGGATTCCTTGCCCAGAACGGCGCGCTGGCGGTCTTCGTCCTGGGACTCGTCGTCGGGATCGAGCGCAAATCGCAATCGACCAAGAAGGCGGCCGCAGGCGCGGCGTCGAGACCCCCGTCACCGGACGATGTGCTCCGGGAGCTCAGCTGCTTCGTGGAGGCCACGGACGGCCCCCGACCCTCGAACGGGTCTACCGCGTCCCCGTCAGCGATGTCCCTGCGGAACTTCCAGTCCGAGATTACCTTCGCCCTGCGGACGTTCTTCTTCATCTACCTGGGACTCCTGCTCGCGTCGGAGTGGGGGGGAACAGGCTCCATCCTTGTCTCGGTCCTTCTGGTCGCGGTCTTCCTCCTGGGCCGGTTGCCCACCACGGCCGCGCTCGGTTGGGGGCTCGCGTTGTACCCGCGCGACACCCGCGCCGTGTACGCCTCCATGGCCCGCGGGATGACCGATGTCGTGCTCGTCCTATTCGCGGTGCAGTCGGGCATCCTTCCGCAGCCCGAGGTCCAGTTCATCCTCGGGATAATCCCCACCGTGGTCCTCCTCGCGGCCGTGGCCTCCGCCGCCCTTGTCGTTTGGGCGGGCCATAGCCCGGGCGCGACCCAGGTCGCCGTGCTGCGGCCGAACGCGATCGCAGCGGCGGATGGCAGCCGGCGCGAGCCCTAG
- a CDS encoding GNAT family N-acetyltransferase, with the protein MWTTRRATPADVPALRELCLAAVGTDDYVPHFLDRFVRDATTLVATDVARIVGMMVADDTPDGGVWLRAARTHPEVRRRGVATALNRACEDIARLRGRACLRLWAEARNTASVEAARRCGFRDRARFTRMRIRAAPTALEVSLEPLDPERDGPLLETSPFLRRSSGYVFHDFYFIPLTRANARWLAAAGALWRFGPNAVAISEDFEDLRGKDLQVQLLAGDAATVLRAAPAVARARGADRVESFLPHEPELLDTAKAVGFEPMEWGQEAILLEKRLVP; encoded by the coding sequence ATGTGGACGACCCGGCGGGCGACGCCCGCGGATGTGCCCGCGCTCCGCGAGCTCTGTCTGGCCGCCGTGGGCACGGACGACTACGTCCCCCACTTCCTGGACCGCTTCGTCCGGGACGCGACCACCCTCGTCGCGACGGACGTTGCGCGGATCGTCGGGATGATGGTGGCGGACGACACGCCCGACGGTGGCGTGTGGCTCCGCGCGGCTCGCACCCATCCCGAGGTCCGCCGACGCGGCGTCGCCACGGCCCTGAACCGCGCATGCGAGGACATCGCCCGACTTCGAGGCCGCGCCTGCCTTCGTCTTTGGGCGGAGGCCCGCAACACGGCGAGTGTGGAAGCCGCGCGGCGATGTGGGTTCCGGGACCGCGCCCGGTTCACGCGCATGCGAATCCGTGCGGCTCCCACGGCACTCGAGGTGTCGCTCGAACCCCTCGACCCCGAGCGCGACGGTCCCTTGCTCGAGACGTCTCCGTTCCTCCGGCGGAGCTCCGGCTATGTGTTCCATGATTTCTACTTCATTCCCCTGACCCGTGCGAATGCCCGCTGGCTGGCCGCGGCCGGCGCACTCTGGCGGTTCGGGCCGAACGCGGTCGCGATTTCCGAGGACTTCGAGGACTTGCGGGGCAAGGACCTCCAGGTCCAGCTCCTCGCGGGCGATGCCGCCACGGTCCTACGAGCGGCCCCCGCGGTAGCCCGCGCTCGCGGCGCGGATCGGGTTGAATCCTTCCTCCCGCACGAGCCGGAGCTCCTGGACACCGCGAAGGCCGTCGGGTTCGAGCCCATGGAGTGGGGCCAGGAGGCCATCCTCCTGGAGAAGCGATTGGTCCCCTAG